The sequence AAAGTGGAGGAAACGGTGGGCGAGTGGGGGTGAGGTGCAGTGTTCCTCGGTACCTACGCGCCCCGGCTCGACGAGAAAGGCCGCATCATCCTTCCTGCCAAGTACCGCGACGAGCTGGCCTCCGGCCTCGTGATGACGCGCGGGCAGGAGCGCTGCGTCTACGTCTTCAGCCAGCGCGAGTTCGAAGACCTCCACTCGCGCATCCGGCAGGCGCCCGTCACCAGCAAGGCCTCGCGCGACTACCTCCGCCTGTTCCTCTCGGGCGCGTCCGACGAGATCCCCGACAAGCAGCACCGCGTCACGATCCCCGCGAACCTCCGCGAGTACGCGGGCCTCGGCCGCGACCTGACCGTCATCGGCGCCGGCAACCGCGCCGAGATCTGGGACACCGCCGCTTGGAACACGTACTACGCCGAGCAGGAGGCGTCCTTCGCCGACACCACGGAGGAGGTGATCCCCGGCCTCTTCTGACCTTCCGGCCCTGACTCCCAGCCGTCCACCCCTGGCGCACCTTCCCCGGTGCCAGGTGGGATGGATGGGGATCAGGGCCTGAAGACCACGAGAGTCCGTCCGCCATGGCAGACGAGCAGATCCACACCCCCGTCCTCCTCGAGCGCACGCTCGAGCTCCTCGCGGCGGCCATCGGCCGACCGGGAGCCGTCGTCGTCGACACCACCCTCGGCATGGGCGGCCACTCCCACGCGATGCTGTCGCGTCACCCCGGCCTCACCCTCGTCGGGCTCGACCGCGACACCGAGGCGCTGGCAATCGCGGGGGAGCGGCTCGCCGAGTTCGGCGACCGCGCGAAGCTGGTGCACACCGAGTACGACGGCATCGCCGCGGCTCTCGACGGTCTCGGCATCGACGAGGTCGACGGCGTCCTGTTCGACCTCGGCGTCTCCTCGCTGCAGCTCGACCGGGTCGAGCGCGGCTTCTCGTACTCGAAGGACGCCCCGCTCGACATGCGGATGGACCCGACGCAGGGCGTCACCGCCGAGACGGTCCTCGCCACCTACTCCGAGGCCGACCTCCGCCGCATCTTCTACCAGTACGGCGAGGAGAAGCTGGCGCCCCGGTACGCCCGCCGCATCGTGGAGCGGCGAGAGTCCTCGCCCCTCGTCCGGAGCGGCGAGCTGGTCGACCTCCTCAGCGCGGCGACGCCCGCGGCCCTGTCGCGAGCGGGTCATCCTGCGAAGAGGGTGTTCCAGGCCCTGCGCATCGAGGTCAACGCCGAGCTCGCCTCTCTCGAGGCGGCGCTCCCGGCGGCCCTCGACCGCATCTCCATCGGCGGCCGGATCGTCGTGCTCGCCTACCAGTCGCTCGAAGACCGGCTCGTGAAGCGCGAGTTCGCGGCGCGGAGCACCTCGACGGCGCCCGCCGGCCTCCCGGTCGAGCTCCCCGAGCACCGACCCGAGTTCTCCCTCCTCGTCCGCGGCGCCGAACTGGCCGGCGACGACGAGAGAGACAGCAATCCCCGAGCAAAACCCGTGCGCCTGCGGGCCGCCGAGCGAATCCGGAGACGAGCATGACCAACCTCGCCACGCTGCCCACCCGCCTCTCGGGCGACGACGTCGAAGACGACCTCCTCGGGAGCGACCTCCCCGGAGGGTCGCGGCCCCGCCGGGGCCCGATCGAGATCGTCACCAGCCGGGTCCAGCGGCAGGCGCGCCCGCGCATCCTGTACGCCCTCATCGCCACGGCGGCCCTCTTCGTCCTGCTGCTCACGCAGCTCGGCGTCAGCATCGCTCTGAGCAAGGGCGCTTACCAGATCTCGTCGCTGCAGGACACGCAGACCTCGCTCTCGCGGACGCAGGAGAAGTACAGCGAGAAGCTTCAGGTGCTGTCGTCGCCGCAGAACATCGCAAACAACGCCACGGCGCTCGGGATGGTGCGGAACCAGAACCCGGTCTACCTCGACCTGTCCACGCAGAGGGTGTTCGGCACCCCGACCCCGGCAGCGCCCGACAAGGCGACCTCGGGCGACCTCATCCCGAACAGCCTGCTGAAGGGCGTCCCCGTCGTCACGAAGCCCCAGACGAAGGACGCAGCGAAGGACGCCTCCGCGAAGGCCGCCGCGGCTTCTGGCGCGACGGGCGCGGCAGAGACGCAAACGGGTGCCGCGAAGGTACCGTCGTCGAATCAACTGGCTGCTCCGGAGACCCGCTAGACACGTCTTCCCAGCAGGCTCCGCTGGGCCAGCCGATGAGTGCGGGCGGCGTTCGGCGCCTCCCGCGGTGAGGAACCACTCGTGAGAGCAACCGCACACGGCAGCACGGTCGGGAACGGCGGCGTCCGCCACACCCGGGGCAGGCGGCGCCGAGCGACCGTCGCCGCGATCGCGATCTTCGCGCTCGTCGCGATCTTCGTCGTCCGGCTGGTCGACATCCAGGTCGTCCAGGCTGCGACGCTCAACTCCGACGCCGTCGGCAAGCGGTCGATCTCGACGACGATCTACGGCGACCGGGGCGACATCGTCGACACCAACGGCAAGGTCCTGGCCGGCACGGTGCTGCGGTACGACATCACCGCCGTGCCGCGGTTCGCGCAGGAGGGCTACAGCACCACCGACGCCCGAGGCGTCAAGCGCACCTACTCCCTCGAGCAGTCCGCCCAGCAGATCGCGGCGGCGACCGGGGCGAAGACGCAGACGATCCTGACGGCCCTGACGGCGAACAAGACCAGCCTCTACGCGAAGCTCGTCGGGGCGGTCGACGTCGACGCCTACGACAGGATCGAGAAGCTCGGCATCTCGTGGATCTACCCGGTCCGCACGACGGCCCGCACCTACCCCGACGGGGCCGTGGCAGGCAACCTCACCGGTTTCGTCGGCACCGACGGCGACGGCCAGTACGGCCTCGAGCAGGAGTACGACTCCTGCCTCGCGGGCGAGAACGGCTCCGAGACCTACGAGCGCGGCGCCGACGGCGTGAAGCTCCCCGGGTCGAGCGTGACGACGAAGAAGGCAGTCGACGGCGGCACCGTCCAGACGACGATCGACTCCGACCTCCAGTTCCAGATGCAGCAGGATCTCGACGAGCAGGTCAAGGCGATCGGCGCGACCTCGGGCAGCGTCGTCGTGATGAAGGCGTCCGACGCCTCGCTGCTGGCGGTCGCCGACTCCGGCAGCGTCGATCCCAACAACCGGAACGCCAACAAGGGTCTGAATCTCTCGTCCCGTGCATTCCAGTCGTCGTACGAGCCCGGCTCGACGTTCAAGGCCATGACCGCCGCGACGGCGATCGACCTGGGCGTCGCCAGCCCCGCCTCCCAGGAGATCGTCGCCGACACCAGGAGGTTCTCCTGGGGCGGCATGATCGGCGACGCCGAGGCCCACCCGGTCGAGCACCTCACCCTCGCGGGCATCCTCGCCGACTCCTCGAACGTCGGCATCTCGCTCATCGGCGAGAAGGTCTCGAAGCAGCAGCGCTACGAGTACATGCTGAAGTTCGGCCTCGGCAAGACCAGCGAGGTGAAGTTCCCGGGCGAGACCGTCGGTCAGCTCCGCGCGCCGTCCGACTGGGACAGCCAGACGGACATCAACTCGATGTTCGGGCAGGGCGTCGGCGCGAGCGCGATCCAGGTCGCCAGCATCTACCAGACCCTCGCCAACGGCGGCGTCCGAATGCCGGTCAAGCTCGTGAAGGGCTGCGTCGCGAGCGACGGCACCGTCACCGACGTGCCGAGCGCGAAGGGCACCCGCGTCGTCTCCGAGAAGGCCGCGGACGACGTGGTCGACATGCTCGAGAACACGATCCCCGAGGGCACGCTCAAGGGCATGGCTCCGATCTCGGGCTACAACGTCTCGGCCAAGACCGGTACGGCGCAGATCGCCGACGCGCCCGGCGGCGGATACGGCAGCGACTACATCATCTCGGTCGCCGGCATCGCCCCCGCCGAGAACCCGCAGTACGTCGTGCTCGTGACCTTCAACAAGCCCACTACGCTGAAGACCTCGTTCGCGGCGGCCCCCGCCTTCCGCGAGATAATGTCCCAGGTCCTCGAGACGTACCGGGTGAAGCCCTCGACCACGGCCCCCACCGATCTCCCGGATACTTGGTAGGCCGCCCGTGTCACACCAGCACGAATCGACGCGGCAAGAAATGAGGAATCTTTGAGTGCCCGGATCCCCCCGGTCCTTCGTCCGGAACATCCCTCGGCGAGGTCTCTCGGCCAGCTGGCCAGCGAGTTCGGACTCGAGCACATCGGCTCGATCGACGGCATCGAGATCACGGGCGTGACTCTGTCGACCGGCGACCTCCACCCGGGCGACCTCTACGTCGGCATGCCCGGTGCGCACCGGCACGGCGCCGAGTTCGCCGCCGAGGCCCGCGAGGGCGGCGCGGTGGCCCTGCTGACCGACGCCCGCGGCGCGGAGATCGCCGAGGGCGCAGGGCTCCCCGTGATCCTGGTCGACTCTCCGCGCGCAGCGCTCGGAGACGTCTCCGCGTGGGTGTACCGCACCATGGAGCACCCGCCGCTCCTCTTCGCCGTCACCGGCACCAACGGCAAGACCTCGACGTCCTACCTGCTCGAGGGCATCCTCCGCCAGATGGGCCTCGTGACCGGTCTGTCGTCGACGGCCGAGCGCCACATCGGCGACCTCACCGTCGTCTCCCGGCTCACCACGCCGGAGGCCAGCGAGATGCACGCCCTCCTGGCCCGCATGCGCGAGAGCGAGGTCCGCGCCGTCGCCGTGGAGGTCAGCGCGCAGGCCCTCAGCCGCAACCGCGTCGACGGCCTCGTCTTCGACGTCGCCGGCTTCACGAACCTCAGCCACGACCACCTCGACGACTACGGCGACATGGAGGAGTACTTCCAGGCGAAGCTGCCTCTGTTCCAGCCCGACCGCGCAGCGCGCGGCGTCGTCTCGCTCGACTCGCCCTACGGGCAGCGCGTCGTCGAGGCGTCTCGGATCCCGGTCACGACCATCAAGGTCGTGCCGCCGATCACCGAGGGCACGGACGACGCCGACTGGACGGTCGAGATCCTCGACGAGCAGGCCGCCTACACCGAGTTCCGCCTATCGGGGCCGGAGGGTCGCTCGCTCGTCACCCGCGTCCCGATGATCGGCTGGCACATGGCCGCCGACGCAGCCCTCGCCATCGTCATGATGGTGGAGGGGGGCTTCGAGCTCGAGGCCATCGGTCAGGCCCTCGACGAGGACGGCGGCATCGTCGCCTACCTCCCCGGCCGCACCGAGCGGGTCTCCGGCGACCGCGGGCCGAGCGTCTTCGTCGACTTCGGCCACAGTCCCGACGCGTTCCTGACCACGCTGGGCGCCGTCCGCCGGTTCACCCCGGGCAAGGTCATCATGCTGTTCGGCGCCGACGGCGACCGCGACACCACCAAGCGGCCCGAGATGGCGCGCGTGGCCGCCGCCGGGTCCGACATCCTCGTCGTGACCGACCACCACCCGCGCTTCGAAGACCCCGACTCGATCCGGAAGACCCTCGTCGACGCGGCTCGCGAGGCGTACCCCGACCACGAGATCCACGAGGTGAGCCCGCCCGAGGCGGCCATCCGGTTCGCCGTGTCGCTCGCGGACGAGGGCGACTCGATCCTGTGGGCCGGCCCCGGCCACCAGGACTACCGCGACATCCGAGGGGTCCGCACCCCCTACTCCGCTCGCGACGAGGCACGCGCCGCCCTGCGAGAGGCCGGGTGGGCCGAGTGATCCCGCTGACGCTCGACGAGGTCCGCACGATCGTCGGCGGCGAGCTCGTCCTCCCGGCAGGCAGCTCGGCGGCCGACGTCGTGACCGGCTCCGTCGAGACCGACTCGCGCCTGGTCACGGCGGGCTCGGTGTTCTTCGCCCTGCCCGGCGAGGTCACCGACGGCCGGCTGTTCGTGCCCAGCGCTGTCGAGAACGGCGCGGCCCTCGTCGTCGCCGAGGCGCCGGTCGAGGCCGGCGTCCCCGTGATCCTGGTCGCCGACGGAGTCGTGGCCCTGGCCGACCTCGCCCGCGAGGTCGTCGCGCGCATCCGCGACGCGCGAGACGGCGCCGACCGCCTGCGCGTGGTCGGGATCACCGGATCGAACGGCAAGACCAGCACCAAGAACATGCTTCGGGCGATCCTGAGCGACCTCGGCCCGACCGTCGCTCCCGAGGGCTCGTTCAACAACCACGTCGGGGCACCGATCTCGATGCTCCGGTCCGACTTCGACACCCGCTACCTCGTCTGCGAGATGGGTGCGGCGGGTCCCGGCGAGATCAAGCGCCTCGTGGGTATCGCGAAGCCCGACACGGGCGTCGTGCTCAAGGTGGGCATGGCCCACGCCGACGGCTTCGGCGGCATCGAGGGCACCCGCGCGGCCAAGGCCGAGATGGTCACCGACCTCCCGGCCTCCGCGACCGCGATCCTCAACCGCGACGACTTCCGGGTCGCAGGAATGGCCGACGACACCGCAGCCCGCGTCGTCACCTTCGGCCTCACCGAGGGGGCGGAGTACCGCGCCACCGACATCGAGGTCACCGCCACCGGCACCTCGTTCACGCTGCACGCCCCCGGCCTCACCCGCGAGGTCTCGCTCAGGATCCTCGGCGAGCACCACGTGATGAACGCCCTGGCCGCCCTGTCGGTCACGGGGGAGTGGGGCCTCGACGTCGACCGGGCCGCCACCGTCCTCGAGGGCGTCACCCGAGCCGAGCGCTGGCGCATGGAGGTCCTCGACGGAGGGCCCGGCGTCACCGTCATCAACGACGCCTACAACGCCAGCCCCGACTCCGTCGCGGCGGCGCTGAAGACGCTCGCGCAGATCACCGGCCCCGGGCAGCGCTCGGTCGCCGTCCTCGGCGAGATGGCCGAGCTCGGCGAGTTCGCCCGAGACGAGCACGACCGCATCGGCCGCCTCGTCGTCCGCCTCAACATCCACAGGCTCGTCGTCGTCGGCGATGCGGCTCGCCACGTCCACATGGCGGCCGGGCTCGAGGGTTCGTGGGATGGTGAGACCATGCTGGTTCCCGACTCCGACGCGGCCTACGACGTCCTGAAGGCCGACCTCCGCGACGGCGACGTCGTGCTGGTGAAGTCGTCCAAGTCGGCGGGCCTCCGGTTCCTCGGCGACCGCCTCGCGGGAGTGACCGCGTGATCGCCCTGCTCATCGGCGGCTCCGTCTCGCTCGTCTTCACCCTGCTGCTCACCCCGCTGTTCATCCGGCTGTTCCACCGCCTCGGCTGGGGCCAGTTCATCCGGAGCGACGGCCCCCAGTCGCACCACACCAAGCGCGGCACCGCGACCATGGGCGGAATCGTCCTGATCCTCGGCACCGTGATCGGCTACCTCGTCGGCCACCTCGTCGGCGGCGACCGCCTCACCACGAGCGGCCTCCTCGTCCTGCTGATGATGGTCGGGCTCGGCTTCGTCGGGTTCCTCGACGACTTCACCAAGGTGCGCAACCAGCGGAGCCTCGGCCTCACCGGCTGGGCGAAGATCCTCGGCCAGGTCCTGGTCGCAGTGCTCTTCGCGGTCCTGGCGCTCACCGTGCACGGCCGGAACGGCCAGACGGCCGCCTCGACCTTCATCTCGGGCGTCCGCGACATCCCCTGGCTCGACCTGGCGTTCGGCGGGTCGCTGCTCGGCGCGATCCTGTTCACCGTCTGGGTGGTCA is a genomic window of Frondihabitans peucedani containing:
- the mraZ gene encoding division/cell wall cluster transcriptional repressor MraZ; translation: MFLGTYAPRLDEKGRIILPAKYRDELASGLVMTRGQERCVYVFSQREFEDLHSRIRQAPVTSKASRDYLRLFLSGASDEIPDKQHRVTIPANLREYAGLGRDLTVIGAGNRAEIWDTAAWNTYYAEQEASFADTTEEVIPGLF
- the rsmH gene encoding 16S rRNA (cytosine(1402)-N(4))-methyltransferase RsmH, whose product is MADEQIHTPVLLERTLELLAAAIGRPGAVVVDTTLGMGGHSHAMLSRHPGLTLVGLDRDTEALAIAGERLAEFGDRAKLVHTEYDGIAAALDGLGIDEVDGVLFDLGVSSLQLDRVERGFSYSKDAPLDMRMDPTQGVTAETVLATYSEADLRRIFYQYGEEKLAPRYARRIVERRESSPLVRSGELVDLLSAATPAALSRAGHPAKRVFQALRIEVNAELASLEAALPAALDRISIGGRIVVLAYQSLEDRLVKREFAARSTSTAPAGLPVELPEHRPEFSLLVRGAELAGDDERDSNPRAKPVRLRAAERIRRRA
- a CDS encoding penicillin-binding protein 2, producing the protein MRATAHGSTVGNGGVRHTRGRRRRATVAAIAIFALVAIFVVRLVDIQVVQAATLNSDAVGKRSISTTIYGDRGDIVDTNGKVLAGTVLRYDITAVPRFAQEGYSTTDARGVKRTYSLEQSAQQIAAATGAKTQTILTALTANKTSLYAKLVGAVDVDAYDRIEKLGISWIYPVRTTARTYPDGAVAGNLTGFVGTDGDGQYGLEQEYDSCLAGENGSETYERGADGVKLPGSSVTTKKAVDGGTVQTTIDSDLQFQMQQDLDEQVKAIGATSGSVVVMKASDASLLAVADSGSVDPNNRNANKGLNLSSRAFQSSYEPGSTFKAMTAATAIDLGVASPASQEIVADTRRFSWGGMIGDAEAHPVEHLTLAGILADSSNVGISLIGEKVSKQQRYEYMLKFGLGKTSEVKFPGETVGQLRAPSDWDSQTDINSMFGQGVGASAIQVASIYQTLANGGVRMPVKLVKGCVASDGTVTDVPSAKGTRVVSEKAADDVVDMLENTIPEGTLKGMAPISGYNVSAKTGTAQIADAPGGGYGSDYIISVAGIAPAENPQYVVLVTFNKPTTLKTSFAAAPAFREIMSQVLETYRVKPSTTAPTDLPDTW
- a CDS encoding UDP-N-acetylmuramoyl-L-alanyl-D-glutamate--2,6-diaminopimelate ligase; translated protein: MSARIPPVLRPEHPSARSLGQLASEFGLEHIGSIDGIEITGVTLSTGDLHPGDLYVGMPGAHRHGAEFAAEAREGGAVALLTDARGAEIAEGAGLPVILVDSPRAALGDVSAWVYRTMEHPPLLFAVTGTNGKTSTSYLLEGILRQMGLVTGLSSTAERHIGDLTVVSRLTTPEASEMHALLARMRESEVRAVAVEVSAQALSRNRVDGLVFDVAGFTNLSHDHLDDYGDMEEYFQAKLPLFQPDRAARGVVSLDSPYGQRVVEASRIPVTTIKVVPPITEGTDDADWTVEILDEQAAYTEFRLSGPEGRSLVTRVPMIGWHMAADAALAIVMMVEGGFELEAIGQALDEDGGIVAYLPGRTERVSGDRGPSVFVDFGHSPDAFLTTLGAVRRFTPGKVIMLFGADGDRDTTKRPEMARVAAAGSDILVVTDHHPRFEDPDSIRKTLVDAAREAYPDHEIHEVSPPEAAIRFAVSLADEGDSILWAGPGHQDYRDIRGVRTPYSARDEARAALREAGWAE
- a CDS encoding UDP-N-acetylmuramoyl-tripeptide--D-alanyl-D-alanine ligase, with the translated sequence MIPLTLDEVRTIVGGELVLPAGSSAADVVTGSVETDSRLVTAGSVFFALPGEVTDGRLFVPSAVENGAALVVAEAPVEAGVPVILVADGVVALADLAREVVARIRDARDGADRLRVVGITGSNGKTSTKNMLRAILSDLGPTVAPEGSFNNHVGAPISMLRSDFDTRYLVCEMGAAGPGEIKRLVGIAKPDTGVVLKVGMAHADGFGGIEGTRAAKAEMVTDLPASATAILNRDDFRVAGMADDTAARVVTFGLTEGAEYRATDIEVTATGTSFTLHAPGLTREVSLRILGEHHVMNALAALSVTGEWGLDVDRAATVLEGVTRAERWRMEVLDGGPGVTVINDAYNASPDSVAAALKTLAQITGPGQRSVAVLGEMAELGEFARDEHDRIGRLVVRLNIHRLVVVGDAARHVHMAAGLEGSWDGETMLVPDSDAAYDVLKADLRDGDVVLVKSSKSAGLRFLGDRLAGVTA